A stretch of Myxocyprinus asiaticus isolate MX2 ecotype Aquarium Trade chromosome 42, UBuf_Myxa_2, whole genome shotgun sequence DNA encodes these proteins:
- the LOC127432246 gene encoding alpha-1A adrenergic receptor-like, giving the protein MEIQDWIESSVRAFFCFTGIIGNFWLGLRSLPKSRSQLRTNDILFINLAVSNLITNCLVDLPDTMANFVNNWFMGKSYCGVIQFSSDLSETSSIFSTMFISMYWHQKLVGSIRRGGAPVQMDKLQLVSTLLGGSWIVSLAFSVPHFFIAEHDGNESLEVCEERFPNLADKRTFDGLYLILANAVPLIGITYASAQIVLTLLQSRKRIKGANPPPAFVDAGASNSGTQAKTSNGMNNVSNPQQGTQKTQVRSNQSSSNQVRAAKSVVAVATIFLICWFTHLVLRIYSSFRVSILAVKLTSFIGASYTCFVPYVYLHGVKKLNCSCC; this is encoded by the coding sequence ATGGAGATACAAGACTGGATTGAATCCTCCGTACGAGCTTTCTTCTGCTTTACGGGCATAATCGGAAACTTCTGGTTGGGTTTACGCTCTCTTCCCAAATCCAGATCTCAACTACGAACCAATGACATTCTCTTCATTAACTTGGCCGTGTCCAATCTCATTACAAATTGTCTGGTGGACCTACCGGATACCATGGCAAACTTTGTAAACAACTGGTTCATGGGTAAAAGTTACTGTGGCGTGATCCAGTTTTCTTCAGATCTCTCGGAGACCAGCAGTATCTTCTCCACCATGTTCATCAGCATGTACTGGCACCAAAAACTGGTGGGTTCCATAAGACGCGGTGGAGCTCCAGTGCAGATGGACAAATTACAGCTTGTTAGCACATTGCTTGGTGGAAGCTGGATAGTGTCCCTTGCGTTCAGCGTTCCTCACTTTTTCATTGCAGAGCACGATGGGAATGAAAGTTTAGAAGTTTGTGAAGAACGTTTCCCAAACCTTGCAGACAAGAGGACTTTTGATGGTCTGTACCTTATACTTGCTAATGCCGTTCCACTCATTGGGATAACCTATGCAAGTGCTCAGATTGTCTTAACGCTGCTCCAGAGCCGAAAGCGAATCAAGGGCGCAAATCCTCCTCCTGCGTTTGTAGATGCAGGTGCCTCTAATTCAGGAACACAAGCCAAAACATCCAATGGCATGAATAATGTCAGTAATCCCCAACAAGGAACGCAAAAGACACAAGTCCGATCCAATCAGTCCTCAAGTAATCAGGTGAGGGCGGCTAAAAGTGTGGTGGCGGTGGCGACAATCTTCCTTATCTGCTGGTTTACTCACCTTGTGCTACGTATCTACAGCAGCTTCAGAGTGTCCATTCTGGCTGTAAAGTTGACCAGTTTCATAGGAGCATCTTACACCTGTTTCGTCCCTTACGTCTACCTGCACGGGGTGAAGAAACTCAACTGCTCATGTTGTTAA